GTGCTGAAGAATTCCGGCGTTCTTGACTTGGCGACGTGATCGAGTGTGTGCATGACGCCTATCATTGCTCTGGGGTCGTAGCCCGCATCAGAAGCGAATTTCACACCGAGCTTGTCGGCTTCCAGTTCGTCATTTCTGCCGAATTTTAAGTTCACTACCTGCCCGATCAGAGCCGCTACAGCGGCAGTATTTCTTGATGATGGATCATTTGGATCGTAAGTCGCCATCACTGCCGCACCAGTCAAACCTTGAGTCAACTGCTCTTTTGCCAGTTGCTGTGCGGAATGCCTTGCCGCCACATGACCTATTTCATGCGCGAGAGTGGTGGCTAGTTCACCTTTTGTTTTCAGTTTTTTGTACAGAGCTTCTGTGATGAAAACCTGTCCGCCCGGCAAAGCGAAAGCGTTTACAGTGTTGTTATCGGCAAGAAGATGGAAATCGAATTTGTAAGGTGTTTTTCCAGCAGCAGTTTTTGCCACTATTTCACGACCGACGTCGCTCACATTTGCGCTTGCTTCTGCATCTCTGGAAAGCCCACCATACTCGCGTTCCATTGATGGGGTGGATTGCAGACCGAGAGCAATTTCTTGTCCTGGTGTCATGTCTAGATGTTGTTTCTTTTCAGTGATCGGGTTGTAACTTGTACTGGCCATATAGCTGAAAATCGAGAAAGCTGCGATGAGCAAAGCGATTATCAATCTGGGGCTGATGGATGGACCGCGCCTTCCGACATCTTGATTTGACATATTTCGTGTTACTACCCGTGTGTGTGACCTCGACTATATCGCTTTGCTGACGTGCACGCATGAGAATCTGTTGCCGGTGTTCCGAATATTTCCTGGATATTCTGCGAGCCGCTGAGAGCTCGCGCAATGGTGGCGCAGCATTTTATAAATTCTATAGAATTGGCTCTCTGAGACATTCTTCGTGAAGTAAAGTGGAGTGGATGTTAAGGATAGCGGCAGCCTCGCTAGGCAAATTAATGGGCAGGGATCAGGTTTCGCGCGATGTTATAACAAGTGAAGCCTATGTATACGTACTTATATTGAGATCACTTAGATCTCGTTGCTAGGCTCTCTGGGTCACCCCGTTTACCGACTACCTCAAGGCTCACATCTAGCACCAGCCTTTCTTTCTCTTCGCCAAATATTTTTTCTGCGCAACTAACTCAGTCGCAGATCACCGACCCGATGCTGAATTCAGAGGCTTCATGCGCTGAAATCGGCTTCAGGCGTTGGTCTTCGCTTCCACGCCCTTCGGGCATAAAGGAGACCTACCTTGACCAAACAAGAACAAAAGCGCGTTGCTCGCACAGGGCAGCCGCTGCTGAAACTTCACGTCCTCGGCGCCGCAGGTGCTGTGACGGGCTCGCTCAACCTCTTCGAGTACATCGAACGCGACCGCGTCACGCGCTTCCTCGTGGACGTTGGTCTGACCGTGGAAGATGAACGTGCTGACTTCATGAATCGGTTGCCGGTCGGCATCAAGCCTTCCGACATCGACTTCATCATCATCAGCCACGCCCACATCGACCACAGTGGTTATCTTCCGAAGCTTGTCAAGGACGGATTCAAAGGGCCGGCTTACCTGACGCCTGCGTCTTCGGATCTGCTCCAGTTCATGCTTCCGGATTCCGGTTTCTTGCAGGAAGAAGCGG
This Candidatus Melainabacteria bacterium DNA region includes the following protein-coding sequences:
- a CDS encoding M48 family peptidase; this encodes MSNQDVGRRGPSISPRLIIALLIAAFSIFSYMASTSYNPITEKKQHLDMTPGQEIALGLQSTPSMEREYGGLSRDAEASANVSDVGREIVAKTAAGKTPYKFDFHLLADNNTVNAFALPGGQVFITEALYKKLKTKGELATTLAHEIGHVAARHSAQQLAKEQLTQGLTGAAVMATYDPNDPSSRNTAAVAALIGQVVNLKFGRNDELEADKLGVKFASDAGYDPRAMIGVMHTLDHVAKSRTPEFFSTHPNPTNRISKIEEEIKEKYPDGVPDGLIK